Proteins encoded within one genomic window of Camelina sativa cultivar DH55 chromosome 19, Cs, whole genome shotgun sequence:
- the LOC104766572 gene encoding uncharacterized protein LOC104766572: MEPPSSRPEEPPSWEDLYKINLMPSELFVKFRKELQGLRVGVNLELYNEPTNDYHAKLVLKPLCPERKWKFIFEPLHQEVRVLSKKIPLTRFLNLQVGVGHNFQMNAIGWKWKLTTCLGGDGVSRIRNKTMLGLSPGIDLRFGWRADFVLPEVTGALGTEEPLFNMSSGRLEASLDRVEAIITHSDYL; encoded by the exons ATGGAGCCACCGAGTTCGAGACCGGAGGAGCCTCCGTCATGGGAGGACCTATACAAAATCAACCTAATGCCGTCGGAGCTATTCGTCAAGTTCCGCAAAGAGCTTCAAGGTCTTCGCGTTGGCGTCAATCTAGAG TTATACAACGAACCTACAAATGATTACCACGCAAAGCTGGTTTTGAAGCCTCTATGTCCAGAAAGGAAGTGGAAGTTTATATTTGAGCCACTACACCAAGAAGTTCGCGTTTTATCAAAGAAGATTCCTCTGACCAGATTCCTAAACCTCcag GTTGGTGTTGGACATAATTTTCAAATGAATGCAATTGGTTGGAAATGGAAGCTTACCACATGTTTGGGTGGAGATGGTGTGTCTCGGATTCGAAACAAAACTATGCTTGGTCTTAGTCCTGGTATCGATCTCCGGTTTGGATGGAGAGCTGATTTTGTACTCCCAGAGGTTACTGG GGCCCTTGGTACTGAGGAACCGTTGTTCAATATGAGCTCCGGGCGTTTAGAGGCATCGCTGGACAGAGTAGAGGCCATTATCACCCATTCAGATTATCTATAA
- the LOC109130851 gene encoding uncharacterized protein LOC109130851, protein MQKAFAKSQRNMFETQYCKASTTPTLPSQHNDYVATSTSISQQPFSYAQEQWLLPLMSYHFPEGETHPFTMNSSQQPSIIIPQHIDDGMACLSLSEFTHQNTSNTFSMYQPSMYPTQGYLQFNDGHINNMACLPLSEFTQNTSNTFSMYEPSMYPTQGNLQFNDGQIYNMAQGFINPYMTIEPQWMDAQQQLHLNDGCVIHDSYGNATSRCFERWKLGFTGSSIRKLSGLIGCPY, encoded by the coding sequence atgcaaaaggcTTTTGCAAAAAGTCAACGCAATATGTTTGAGACACAATATTGTAAGGCAAGTACGACTCCAACTTTACCTAGTCAACACAACGACTATGTTGCGACATCAACTTCTATATCACAACAACCATTTTCATATGCACAAGAGCAATGGTTATTACCATTAATGTCATACCATTTTCCCGAGGGAGAAACACATCCATTCACAATGAACTCTTCACAACAACCGTCTATCATCATTCCACAACATATCGACGACGGTATGGCTTGTCTTTCATTGAGTGAATTTACTCATCAAAACACAAGCAACACATTTTCAATGTACCAGCCATCGATGTATCCAACTCAAGGATATCTACAGTTCAACGACGGTCACATTAACAACATGGCTTGTCTTCCATTGAGTGAATTTACTCAAAACACAAGCAACACATTCTCAATGTACGAGCCATCGATGTATCCAACTCAAGGAAATCTACAGTTCAACGACGGTCAGATTTACAACATGGCTCAAGGTTTTATCAATCCATATATGACTATAGAGCCACAGTGGATGGATGCGCAACAACAGCTTCACCTCAATGATGGTTGTGTCATTCATGATTCATATGGCAATGCAACTTCTAGATGCTTCGAGAGATGGAAATTGGGCTTTACCGGCAGCTCGATCAGAAAACTCTCAGGCCTTATTGGTTGCCCTTACTGA